The following proteins are encoded in a genomic region of Gimesia algae:
- a CDS encoding V-type ATP synthase subunit I domain-containing protein, producing MWNRPGTFVLMFSMFLCMSFQKISDAQQPASSAKGSVPEVDKSNLSDRQEAISQQFKRFESTLHDLGEYMKKTDPARADLLFRAFGQSKQNQMSVEMQRVLQMLEKGQLGDAVERQETLLKNMQNLLALLQSEDRMSEVEKEKQRIQDLLKDVNRLIGQERDVRAATERGGNPADLKDKQQKTAENAQKLVDKIEQQDTEKNDSQKSDTESKSSEKEQEGQQKDQKSQEGKSDSKSDTDSKKSSESESKGKPPENGKSDPDQKGSDGQKSDQQSQEQQQSQQQQQGQQGKPPEGESQQSQEEQQKQTPGREQIEQARQEMEKAIEELEKKQKDAASRHQDDAIRKLAEAKEKLEEMLRQLREEERELMLAAMEARLQKILAQQKRVYAGTLSIGQVPEKERTSRHTARAVQLSREESQISLEVEKAILLITDEGSSVAFSEALAEVREDVQNVSYRLNRVQVDELTQGIEKDIISSLEEMIEALQNEMDKSDDEKKKQQQQQQQQGSPEDQALIDTLAEIKMLRSLQLRVNNRTRRIEKLALEEGANQADILEQLQKLANRQTRIQNATYILATGKNK from the coding sequence ATGTGGAATCGTCCAGGGACTTTCGTTCTGATGTTCTCAATGTTCCTCTGCATGTCATTTCAGAAGATCAGCGATGCGCAGCAACCCGCATCTTCCGCAAAGGGATCTGTTCCTGAAGTTGATAAAAGCAACCTGTCCGACAGGCAGGAAGCCATCTCTCAGCAGTTCAAGCGTTTCGAATCAACGCTCCATGATCTCGGCGAGTATATGAAAAAGACAGATCCGGCACGTGCGGATCTGCTGTTTCGTGCCTTTGGTCAAAGTAAACAGAACCAGATGAGCGTTGAAATGCAACGCGTTCTGCAGATGCTGGAGAAAGGGCAACTGGGGGATGCCGTAGAACGCCAGGAGACTCTGTTGAAAAACATGCAGAATTTGCTCGCATTACTGCAGAGTGAAGACCGGATGAGCGAAGTCGAGAAAGAGAAACAACGCATTCAGGACCTGCTCAAAGACGTGAACCGCCTGATAGGACAGGAACGGGATGTGCGTGCCGCGACGGAACGAGGGGGAAACCCTGCCGACTTAAAAGACAAACAGCAGAAGACAGCAGAGAACGCTCAGAAACTGGTCGACAAAATCGAACAGCAGGACACCGAAAAAAACGATTCCCAGAAGTCTGATACGGAATCCAAATCGTCAGAGAAAGAACAAGAAGGGCAGCAGAAAGACCAGAAATCTCAAGAGGGAAAGTCCGATTCGAAGTCGGATACCGACTCAAAAAAGTCTTCAGAGTCCGAGTCCAAAGGCAAACCTCCCGAAAACGGCAAATCAGATCCTGACCAGAAAGGGTCTGACGGACAGAAGTCTGATCAGCAGTCTCAAGAACAGCAACAGTCGCAACAACAGCAGCAAGGTCAGCAGGGGAAACCCCCGGAGGGCGAAAGCCAGCAGTCCCAGGAAGAACAACAGAAACAGACTCCAGGGCGGGAACAAATCGAACAGGCCCGCCAGGAAATGGAAAAGGCGATCGAAGAGCTGGAGAAAAAACAGAAAGATGCCGCCTCGCGTCATCAGGATGATGCGATCCGTAAATTAGCGGAAGCCAAAGAAAAGCTGGAAGAGATGCTGCGTCAGCTACGCGAGGAAGAACGTGAGCTGATGCTGGCTGCCATGGAAGCGCGTTTGCAGAAGATCCTGGCGCAACAGAAACGCGTGTATGCCGGCACGCTTTCCATCGGGCAAGTCCCGGAAAAGGAACGCACGAGTCGCCATACGGCCCGCGCTGTCCAGCTTTCCCGTGAAGAATCACAGATTAGTCTTGAGGTTGAAAAAGCAATCCTGCTGATCACCGATGAAGGATCTTCGGTTGCTTTCAGTGAAGCTTTGGCTGAGGTCCGGGAGGACGTACAGAATGTGAGTTATCGCCTGAACCGTGTACAGGTGGATGAACTGACACAGGGCATCGAGAAAGACATTATCAGTTCCCTGGAAGAAATGATCGAAGCGCTGCAGAATGAGATGGATAAGTCAGACGACGAGAAGAAGAAACAGCAGCAACAACAGCAACAGCAGGGCTCCCCGGAAGATCAGGCTCTGATTGATACGCTGGCAGAGATCAAAATGCTGCGATCACTACAGTTGCGTGTGAATAATCGCACTCGGAGAATTGAAAAACTCGCATTAGAAGAGGGTGCCAACCAGGCAGATATCCTGGAACAGTTGCAGAAACTGGCCAATCGACAGACCCGCATTCAAAACGCGACTTACATACTGGCAACGGGTAAAAATAAATAA
- a CDS encoding NPCBM/NEW2 domain-containing protein, translated as MPVLFFVSMTTLLAVAPEVEVTSLSGTNASGSLQALNKTVAKVKAGQTENDLPLSNILNMRFPKNRLQRSLELPFTVRLTDGSIFPTQSLQSNERQVKVSGDQTGALILPARNVASIRFGALNSNIRDSWEKLLNGENTKDLLVVQKENVLDYIDGVVGSITDEKIQFFTGEDEVSVNRSRVFGVIYFRPPSPEVSPFCSIRLTDAGVLNASAITFTGTEFAATLLGGTQARFAPQSIANLDFSQGKVRYLSDLEPRNIEYTPFFDTVWKYRKDRHRDGGPLRVGGKEYARGLYVHSKTLLQYRIKGDYRNFRAIMGIDDSVPGIGFVYVEIKGDGRTLYSGNVRSSDSPVELNLDVRGVRDFDVLVDFGDNLEICDHLDLCEARFIK; from the coding sequence ATGCCTGTTCTGTTTTTTGTTTCCATGACAACACTGCTGGCCGTTGCTCCTGAAGTTGAAGTCACTTCACTGAGTGGCACGAATGCCTCCGGGAGTCTACAGGCATTAAACAAAACAGTCGCGAAAGTCAAAGCGGGGCAAACTGAAAACGATCTGCCTCTTTCCAATATTTTGAATATGCGATTTCCCAAAAACCGGTTACAGCGCAGCCTCGAACTGCCTTTCACCGTCAGATTAACCGATGGCTCAATTTTTCCGACACAGAGTCTGCAAAGTAATGAACGTCAGGTCAAAGTCAGTGGCGATCAGACAGGCGCGCTGATTCTGCCTGCCAGGAATGTCGCTTCCATTCGCTTTGGCGCACTCAACTCAAACATTCGAGACTCCTGGGAAAAACTGCTGAACGGAGAGAATACAAAAGATCTGCTCGTGGTTCAAAAGGAGAATGTCCTTGATTATATCGATGGAGTCGTGGGCTCGATCACCGATGAGAAAATTCAGTTTTTCACCGGGGAGGACGAAGTCTCAGTGAACCGCAGTCGCGTCTTCGGGGTGATCTACTTTCGCCCCCCCTCACCAGAAGTCTCTCCCTTCTGTTCCATTCGGCTGACCGACGCAGGTGTATTGAATGCCTCTGCCATCACTTTTACGGGAACTGAATTTGCCGCGACCCTGCTGGGAGGTACCCAGGCCCGGTTTGCCCCCCAGTCGATTGCCAATCTGGATTTCAGTCAGGGTAAGGTACGCTACCTCTCCGATCTGGAACCAAGAAATATTGAATATACACCCTTTTTTGATACGGTCTGGAAATATCGTAAAGACAGACACCGTGATGGCGGCCCGCTGCGGGTGGGTGGCAAAGAATATGCCCGCGGCCTCTATGTTCATTCGAAAACTCTGCTGCAATATCGTATTAAAGGTGACTACCGGAATTTTCGCGCGATCATGGGGATCGATGATTCCGTACCCGGCATTGGTTTTGTCTATGTTGAAATTAAGGGTGATGGCCGCACACTTTATTCGGGAAATGTACGGAGTTCGGATTCTCCGGTGGAATTAAATCTGGATGTTCGTGGCGTTCGAGATTTTGATGTTCTGGTCGACTTTGGAGATAACCTGGAAATCTGCGATCACCTCGACCTGTGTGAAGCACGTTTTATTAAATAA
- a CDS encoding S1C family serine protease has protein sequence MIQTKAIKPVLFCLCLVVLLLPASRTASASSQSTIQYALPRMVKIFGAGGVKNLYGYSTGFLVSPEGHIATIWSPVLDTDRLSVVLHDGRKFEAEVLGAEPHLDLAILKLKSERELDLPSFDYKEKVTAGPGTRILGFSNMFKVATGDEPVSVLHGVIEARTELPRRRGAFELSYSGDVYVVDAITNNPGAAGGALVTYDGKLLGMIGKQVRNAKTNTWVNYSLPIDVLSKSIEQIITGKFDSSEDQKKPEMDAPQRYRPVDFGLVMVPDVLYRTPAYIDRVLPGSLVAEAGLQPDDLVVFVNDDLVKSCKTLNTELGQLEPGDLLRLVVRRNNQLISIEFQVPPEKK, from the coding sequence GTGATTCAAACCAAAGCAATCAAACCTGTTCTGTTCTGTCTGTGTCTGGTGGTACTCCTGCTGCCTGCTTCGCGGACCGCCTCTGCTTCCTCGCAGTCAACAATCCAGTATGCGCTGCCCCGCATGGTGAAAATATTTGGTGCGGGTGGTGTTAAAAACCTGTATGGATACAGCACCGGTTTTCTCGTTTCTCCTGAAGGGCATATTGCCACAATCTGGAGCCCGGTACTTGATACCGATCGGCTGTCTGTCGTCCTGCATGATGGTCGGAAGTTTGAAGCAGAAGTACTGGGGGCAGAACCACATCTGGATTTAGCCATTCTCAAATTGAAATCGGAACGGGAATTAGACCTGCCCAGTTTTGATTATAAAGAAAAAGTTACAGCAGGGCCGGGCACACGCATCCTGGGCTTTAGTAACATGTTTAAAGTCGCCACGGGTGATGAACCGGTATCAGTACTGCATGGCGTCATTGAAGCGCGAACTGAATTACCACGCCGCAGAGGTGCCTTTGAGCTCTCGTATTCAGGGGATGTTTACGTAGTGGATGCGATTACCAATAACCCGGGCGCCGCCGGCGGTGCGCTCGTCACCTACGATGGCAAACTGCTGGGCATGATTGGTAAACAGGTCCGGAATGCCAAAACGAATACCTGGGTCAATTATTCACTCCCCATTGATGTGTTGAGCAAAAGTATCGAGCAGATCATTACAGGTAAGTTTGATTCCAGTGAAGATCAGAAAAAACCCGAAATGGATGCGCCGCAGCGTTACCGTCCTGTCGACTTTGGGCTGGTCATGGTGCCAGATGTGCTCTACCGGACTCCCGCCTATATCGACAGGGTTCTGCCGGGGTCACTGGTAGCCGAAGCGGGATTGCAGCCTGACGATCTTGTTGTGTTTGTGAATGATGATCTGGTCAAGTCCTGCAAAACACTGAATACCGAACTGGGCCAACTGGAACCAGGCGATTTACTGCGTCTGGTCGTTCGCCGTAACAATCAACTTATCTCGATCGAATTTCAGGTTCCCCCTGAAAAGAAATAA
- a CDS encoding PDZ domain-containing protein translates to MNNLFCLLTLGLALSGPLNLLQAQAPVPNLEVLEERAFKQAAAFINPSIVRIETVGGQDRVGKLITGTGPTSGVIVSRDGLIISSAFNFIGKPSSILVTLPDGRRFPAQNVATDHLKMLTLLKIDAQNLPVPLAIPESDIQVGMWSIALGRTFDLDQPSISVGIVSALERIWGKAIQTDAKISPVNYGGPLVDINGRLMGILVPLSPGASAETAGVEWYDSGIGFAIPMSDVLKIIPRLNTGQDLYPGLLGITLTGHGDLSTDMKLDRVRYGSPAQEAGVKAGDTITQLDGNTVAMHSQVKQVLMNKYAGDSVSLVVTRAGSPEPISFKATMVEKLVPFESGFLGILPQRSSGDQVETGVGIRYVFSKSAAAEAGLKTQDRILEFNQQKVSDPGTLALLVNHLRPEETAELLISRDEKEQTVKVKLQAIPNTVESELPTQALPSRTAAENQKDKIKTGHLKEELPGSESTYWAYVPENYNPEFEYGLMVWIHPPGNTMESTIFKEWKSICEQRGIIIVGPAAQDVIRWNRDEAEFVKEVVESMRTRYQIDNTRIFLVSHGDGSEFAFDLAFKYRELFRGVAVSEATLKNKPPETDPDYPLSLFFVLNAANPLNQLLQPQIEAIREMNYPTVFELIKNDDPAGQYLEKSTLEGIGRWADSLDRI, encoded by the coding sequence ATGAATAACCTTTTCTGTTTACTAACGCTGGGGCTGGCTTTGTCTGGTCCCCTCAATTTACTACAGGCACAGGCCCCTGTGCCCAATCTGGAAGTGCTTGAAGAACGTGCCTTCAAACAGGCTGCCGCATTTATCAACCCCTCGATCGTCAGGATTGAAACCGTGGGGGGGCAGGATCGGGTCGGCAAGCTCATCACAGGCACCGGCCCGACTTCCGGAGTGATTGTCAGCCGCGACGGGTTGATTATCTCCAGCGCCTTTAACTTCATCGGCAAACCCTCTTCGATTCTGGTCACCTTGCCTGATGGCCGTCGTTTTCCGGCGCAAAATGTCGCCACAGACCATTTAAAAATGCTGACGCTTCTGAAAATTGATGCGCAAAATCTACCGGTCCCGCTCGCGATTCCGGAGAGCGATATCCAGGTTGGTATGTGGTCGATTGCATTGGGACGTACATTTGATCTGGACCAGCCCAGTATTTCCGTGGGAATCGTGAGTGCGCTGGAACGGATCTGGGGGAAAGCGATTCAGACCGATGCGAAGATTTCTCCCGTCAATTATGGTGGACCGCTCGTGGATATCAATGGTCGACTGATGGGGATCCTGGTCCCGCTCTCACCCGGTGCTTCGGCAGAAACGGCTGGCGTGGAATGGTATGACTCAGGTATCGGGTTTGCCATTCCCATGTCGGATGTTCTCAAAATCATTCCCCGTCTCAATACAGGTCAAGATCTTTATCCAGGCCTGTTGGGAATCACATTAACCGGCCACGGGGACCTGTCCACTGACATGAAGCTTGATCGTGTGCGATACGGCAGCCCGGCTCAGGAAGCGGGCGTCAAAGCAGGTGACACAATCACTCAACTGGACGGGAATACCGTCGCCATGCATTCTCAGGTAAAACAGGTGCTGATGAATAAGTACGCTGGTGATTCTGTCAGCCTGGTGGTTACCAGAGCAGGCTCACCAGAGCCGATTTCATTCAAAGCCACAATGGTAGAAAAACTGGTGCCGTTTGAATCAGGATTTCTGGGAATTCTGCCTCAACGATCATCCGGCGATCAAGTAGAAACGGGTGTCGGCATCCGGTATGTCTTTTCGAAATCAGCAGCAGCGGAAGCCGGTCTCAAAACCCAGGATCGTATTCTGGAATTCAACCAGCAGAAAGTATCAGATCCGGGCACCCTGGCTCTACTGGTGAATCACTTGCGACCGGAGGAGACCGCAGAGCTTCTGATTTCGAGAGACGAGAAAGAGCAGACGGTTAAAGTCAAATTACAAGCGATTCCCAATACGGTGGAATCGGAACTGCCTACACAGGCATTACCGTCCCGTACCGCTGCAGAAAACCAGAAAGACAAGATCAAAACAGGACATCTCAAAGAGGAACTCCCCGGTTCTGAATCGACTTACTGGGCTTATGTTCCGGAAAATTATAACCCGGAATTTGAATACGGATTAATGGTCTGGATTCACCCTCCGGGAAATACCATGGAATCGACCATCTTCAAGGAATGGAAGAGTATCTGTGAGCAGCGCGGTATCATTATCGTTGGTCCCGCGGCTCAGGACGTTATCCGCTGGAATCGGGATGAGGCGGAATTTGTCAAAGAAGTGGTTGAATCAATGCGGACGCGATACCAGATTGATAACACGCGAATCTTTCTGGTCAGCCATGGCGATGGAAGTGAATTTGCGTTCGACCTGGCTTTCAAATATCGCGAGCTGTTTCGCGGCGTTGCTGTTTCTGAAGCGACGCTCAAGAACAAACCACCAGAGACCGATCCTGACTATCCTTTAAGTTTATTTTTTGTCTTGAACGCTGCCAACCCACTGAACCAGTTACTGCAACCACAGATCGAAGCAATTCGAGAAATGAATTACCCCACGGTCTTCGAGTTAATCAAAAACGATGATCCCGCGGGACAATACCTGGAGAAATCGACTCTGGAAGGAATCGGTCGCTGGGCAGACAGTCTGGACCGGATTTAA
- a CDS encoding S1C family serine protease, translated as MQRLFICVPFVICTLMCLPAFSAESSVDPAVLAAQKQRIDVIKAVSPSVVAIFGGAGDGGGSGVLVTPDGYALTNFHVVSGAGNFMKCGLNDGKLYDAVIVSIDPTGDVALIKLLGRTDFPAARLGDSDAVQVGDWAYAMGNPFLLATDFQPTITYGIVSGVHRYQYPAGTFLEYTDCIQVDSSINPGNSGGPLFNDRGELIGINGRGSFEKRGRVNSGAGYAISINQIKHFWDHLKSGRIVDHAALGATVTTGFDSNIDVAEILEESDAYRKGLRLGDEIVSFAGRPIRSVNQFKNILGIYPAGWTLPLVYRRNEKKNTIYVRLQALHTALELQEQAGQKQLIPEKAPEPGEKKPRLPMPNPHAKAAPEPPEKYKHLYVPKTGFANYYFNQQQQERLLQALSATSNFSDRTGTWTLTGKLGNGTDFILTLADKGVGFEVGKDIFLQSLEADMFVDEPPGTGGLLAALHHFRLLLSGQSERFTDFYYLGSERLDGTNEMVDVLIATQTGTISRWYFNKSDLSLRGLDFYLTENSEVCAIRFEQFQTLNGQKFPGELDVRYGSRPVMKLKVERLKLDPLENSKK; from the coding sequence ATGCAGAGATTATTCATCTGTGTTCCATTCGTCATCTGCACTCTCATGTGTCTGCCTGCGTTCTCAGCAGAATCTTCTGTTGATCCTGCGGTGCTGGCGGCTCAGAAACAGCGAATTGATGTCATTAAAGCAGTCTCTCCCTCCGTGGTGGCCATTTTTGGCGGTGCCGGTGATGGCGGCGGCTCAGGAGTGCTGGTCACTCCTGATGGATATGCATTGACCAATTTTCATGTCGTTTCGGGGGCTGGCAACTTCATGAAGTGTGGGCTGAATGATGGCAAGCTGTATGATGCGGTCATCGTCAGTATCGACCCCACTGGTGATGTGGCTTTGATCAAACTATTGGGCCGCACGGATTTTCCTGCTGCCCGACTGGGTGACAGTGATGCCGTCCAGGTGGGTGACTGGGCCTATGCCATGGGAAATCCGTTTCTTCTGGCAACTGATTTTCAGCCGACGATCACCTATGGAATCGTCAGTGGTGTTCACCGTTATCAGTATCCGGCTGGTACGTTTCTCGAATACACTGACTGTATCCAGGTTGATTCCTCAATCAATCCGGGTAACTCGGGAGGCCCCCTGTTCAATGATCGTGGCGAGTTGATCGGTATCAACGGCCGCGGGTCATTTGAAAAACGAGGCCGGGTCAATTCAGGGGCTGGATACGCCATTTCCATAAACCAGATCAAACACTTCTGGGATCATCTCAAGAGTGGACGCATCGTCGATCATGCAGCGCTGGGAGCAACCGTCACCACAGGCTTTGATTCGAATATTGACGTCGCTGAAATCCTGGAAGAATCTGACGCTTACCGAAAAGGTTTGAGGCTGGGTGACGAAATTGTTTCATTTGCAGGCCGCCCTATCCGTAGTGTGAACCAGTTCAAAAACATTTTGGGGATCTACCCCGCAGGCTGGACTTTGCCACTGGTTTATCGCCGGAATGAGAAAAAGAATACAATTTATGTACGACTGCAGGCGCTGCATACCGCCTTGGAGCTTCAGGAGCAGGCAGGACAGAAGCAGCTGATTCCGGAGAAAGCACCTGAACCGGGAGAAAAGAAGCCTCGTCTGCCGATGCCAAATCCACACGCGAAGGCAGCCCCTGAACCACCGGAGAAATATAAGCACCTCTATGTTCCGAAAACCGGATTTGCCAATTACTATTTCAATCAACAACAGCAGGAACGTCTGCTGCAGGCTTTAAGTGCGACGAGTAATTTCTCGGATCGAACCGGCACCTGGACCCTGACCGGGAAACTGGGAAACGGAACGGATTTCATACTCACACTGGCAGATAAGGGAGTGGGCTTTGAAGTCGGTAAGGATATCTTTCTGCAGTCACTGGAAGCAGATATGTTCGTAGATGAGCCACCTGGTACGGGTGGTTTGCTGGCTGCGTTACATCATTTTCGGCTGTTACTCTCCGGACAATCCGAGCGCTTCACTGACTTTTATTACCTCGGCAGCGAACGACTGGACGGGACAAATGAAATGGTCGATGTGCTGATCGCGACACAGACCGGAACCATCTCCCGCTGGTATTTCAATAAATCAGATCTATCTTTGCGGGGCCTGGATTTTTACCTGACAGAGAATTCTGAAGTCTGCGCAATCCGTTTTGAACAATTCCAGACGCTCAATGGCCAGAAGTTTCCAGGCGAACTGGATGTGCGGTATGGCAGCCGACCTGTGATGAAACTGAAAGTAGAACGCCTCAAGCTGGATCCACTTGAGAATTCAAAGAAATAG